In the genome of Oscarella lobularis chromosome 1, ooOscLobu1.1, whole genome shotgun sequence, one region contains:
- the LOC136189820 gene encoding putative helicase MOV-10 produces the protein MAAGRKAEYWFSLNEEERSAESRKFHSFLVERRFLGRTISRWDAKLLFSEFCEETGARPGYNIMSWKNVMFVMRILEACRRSGDRQWFTILEWPQRHSRPPKVALSQYMTARKDDVRVEVGGASGISKEERIRAVMRAMREHRSALIQNKNGVKIVSQFDGNDGKISVGKLYVGHDTKEIPIEIDVEEGGTPQRLINCDFLEDVREFTLSDEHDVCDGLSSITIKPGSSYEITAKCEPRGLARPRVIIAFQFKDVESSITYHIIRFLFAHITDEDAELLQPTAPYQRPKYRSRARVTHVVNGIPLPWSNLNRLVMTKPLGRYSIPDAVRSSINRGVISGECKELVEADLSRSTYDSKFHALIYVEELQMEKDINMYTMRNASPFSCERGYYIGLKIPGLAENRPSVLKGDHLFFRKSGQSTEYQGYVHEVRLEEVRLKFAQRFHEDFFDGAKFHVRFTFNRLSLKLWHRASERLAQDQSTCRAICFPTSTTVAQVPLLCQIEKQSNFVKKLFNRQLGGNPEQCQAVQHILAGTSRPAPYLVFGPPGTGKTMTTVEAIKQVWRAIKGSRILACTPSNSAADDLASRLLEHIPKTEIFRINAFSRHADSIDPRIRDAIMGISLSDDGTFCFPSIEELQKYRIIVSTLVTAGRLASAAFHRDHFTHVFVDESGHAVEPECIIPVAGLLNIKNPNGGQLVLAGDPKQLGPILRSPISIKNGLELSLLERLMKTCSVYKKRATELGQNPSFDSRVVTKLVQNYRSHPAILKLPNELFYDNELEVKADQLVRESLCKWDHLPKKGFPIIFHGIEGIDEREESSPSFFNTDEASQVAKYVDMINSTRGIRIDLSKIGVISPYKKQVQKIRQLLKRRHFDAVKVGSVEEFQGSERLVIIISTVRSNKRFLEIDEKFSLGFLKNPKRFNVAITRAKALLIVIGNPFLLNRDEYWNALLEYCREKGGYTGCHYVPRDQREDDILRRFQELHLDRDASFAAAESLTSEETGGVSLKAEQEDPEWEDREGH, from the exons ATGGCAGCTGGAAGGAAAGCGGAATATTGGTTTAGTctcaacgaagaagaacgatcgGCCGAAAGTCGAAAGTTTCATTCATTTCTTGTCGAGCGACGCTTCCTTGGTCGAACCATTTCGAGGTGGGATGCGAAGCTGTTGTTTAGCGAGTTTTGCGAAGAGACAGGCGCTCGACCGGGCTACAATATTATGAGCTGGAAGAACGTTATGTTCGTCATGCGAATACTCGAGGCATGCAGACGATCGGGTGACAGGCAATGGTTCACCATATTGGAGTGGCCCCAACGACACTCTCGTCCGCCGAAAGTTGCTCTAAGTCAATACATGACGGCAAGGAAGGACGACGTGCGCGTCGAAGTTGGCGGCGCTAGCGGCATTtcgaaagaagaacgaattCGTGCCGTCATGAGAGCGATGCGTGAACAcag GTCGGCATTGattcaaaacaaaaatggCGTGAAAATTGTGTCTCAGTTCGACGGCAATGACGGAAAGATTTCTGTGGGAAAGCTGTACGTTGGGCATGATACAAAAGAAATTCCTattgaaattgacgtcgaagaaggaGGGACACCTCAAAGGCTTATCAATTGCGATTTCCTTGAAGACGTAAGGGAATTCACTTTGTCTGACGAGCACGACGTATGTGACGGTTTGAGCTCTATTACCATTAAACCTGGCAGCAGTTACGAAATTACGGCCAAGTGCGAGCCGAGAGGTCTTGCCAGACCCAGAGTCATTATTGCATTCCAATTCAAAGATGTTGAATCGAGCATAACGTATCACATCATccgctttctctttgctCACATCACCGACGAGGATGCTGAACTCTTGCAACCGACTGCACCTTATCAAAGGCCGAAATACAGATCCAGAGCACGTGTGACTCATGTGGTGAACGGCATTCCGCTTCCTTG GTCTAATCTAAACAGACTGGTTATGACAAAACCCCTTGGCCGATACTCTATACCAGATGCTGTAAGATCGAGCATAAATCGAGGTGTCATTAGCGGTGAATGTAAGGAGCTTGTGGAAGCCGATCTGTCGCGTTCTACGTACGACAGCAAATTTCATGCCTTGATTTACGTTGAAGAGCTTCAAATGGAAAAAGACATCAATATGTATACAATGCGAAATGCGTCTCCTTTCTCCTGTGAGCGTGGATACTATATAGGATTAAAG ATTCCTGGTTTGGCTGAAAACAGGCCGTCTGTCTTGAAAGGAGATCATTTGTTCTTTCGCAAATCAGGGCAATCGACCGAATATCAAGGATACGTTCATGAAGTGAGGCTGGAAGAAGTCCGCCTTAAATTTGCTCAAAG GTTTCATGAAGATTTTTTTGATGGTGCCAAATTTCACGTTCGCTTTACTTTTAATCGTCTCAGCCTAAAGCTGTGGCATCGAGCTTCAGAAAGGCTTGCTCAAGATCAAAGCACCTGCCGGGCTATTTGTTTTCCAACTTCTACAACCGTTGCTCAAGTACCACTTCTTTGTCAAATAGAGAAGCAATCCAATTTTGTCAAAAA GCTTTTCAATAGACAACTCGGGGGTAATCCCGAGCAATGTCAAGCAGTGCAACATATTTTGGCTGGAACTTCACGTCCTGCTCCCTACCTTGTGTTTGGTCCTCCTGGTACCGGAAAGACCATGACCACCGTTGAAGCCATAAAGCAG GTGTGGAGAGCGATTAAGGGCAGTAGAATTTTAGCATGCACTCCATCAAACAGTGCGGCAGATGATTTGGCCTCTCGCCTTCTTGAGCACATTCCCAAGACGGAAATCTTTCGAATAAATGCGTTTTCTCGACATGCAGACAGCATCGATCCAAGGATCAGAGATGCTATTATG GGAATATCACTGAGTGACGATGGAACCTTTTGCTTTCCATCTATTGAAGAACTTCAGAAATATCGCATCATTGTGTCCACTTTGGTTACGGCCGGCAG ACTTGCCTCAGCCGCGTTTCATCGAGACCATTTCACTCACGTTTTTGTCGATGAATCGGGTCATGCCGTCGAGCCTGAGTGCATAATTCCAGTAGCCGGTCTGCTCAACATCAAGAATCCGAACGGGGGTCAACTCGTGTTGGCCGGCGATCCCAAGCAGCTCGGCCCCATCCTGCGCTCGCCGATATCAATCAAGAATGGTCTCGAACTGTCGCTTCTAGAACGTCTCATGAAAACATGCAGCGTGTACAAGAAACGTGCGACTGAGCTTGGCCAGAATCCTTCATTCGATTCGCGCGTCGTCACAAAGCTCGTGCAGAATTATCGATCTCACCCAGCCATCCTGAAGCTTCCCAATGAGCTCTTTTACGACAACGAGCTGGAGGTGAAAGCAGACCAATTGGTTCGCGAGTCACTTTGCAAATGGGATCATCTGCCGAAGAAAGGCTTCCCCATTATCTTTCACGGCATTGAGGGCATCGACGAGCGAGAAGAAAGCAGTCCGTCGTTCTTTAACACCGACGAAGCATCTCAAGTAGCGAAGTACGTCGACATGATTAACAGCACAAGGGGGATTAGAATAGATCTATCGAAAATTGGAGTTATATCACCTTATAAGAAACAG GttcaaaaaattcgtcaGCTTTTGAAAAGGCGGCATTTCGACGCTGTAAAGGTCGGGTCCGTTGAGGAATTTCAAGGCAGCGAACGactcgtcatcatcatctcaACGGTCAGGAGTAACAAGAGATTTCTGGAAATTGACGAAAAATTTAGCCTCGGTTTTCTGAAAAATCCAAAG AGATTCAACGTGGCCATTACTCGGGCTAAAGCTTTGCTGATTGTCATTGGCAATCCTTTCTTGTTGAATAGAGATGAATACTGGAACGC CTTGTTAGAGTACTGCCGCGAGAAAGGAGGATACACCGGCTGCCACTACGTTCCTAGAGATCaacgcgaagacgacatTCTGAGACGATTTCAAGAGCTTCATCTTGACCGCGATGCCAGCTTTGCAGCAGCAGAGAGCCTGACGAGCGAGGAAACTGGAGGGGTGTCACTAAAAGCAGAACAGGAAGACCCAGAATGGGAGGACAGGGAAGGACattga